The following are encoded together in the Streptomyces sp. NBC_01465 genome:
- a CDS encoding DUF1684 domain-containing protein, translating into MAEKTPAEQSWDQWQAERLRSLTAPQGNLALVETRWLPAGERPDTEAALEGQPSSVTVTTVERTDIVTGEPEFALRFWDAKSPAIEHFERTDVFPYDPAWVLEADYTPVADARKVSFEHIRDNGGTRELVVPGDITLTVDSTPYTLSAFDDDGTLLLVFGDPTNGVSTYGAGRFLFVHREEGSSRVVLDFNRAFVPPCGFSIQYNCPMPPRQNRFHLPVEAGEKLPVFRDGFEAY; encoded by the coding sequence ATGGCCGAGAAGACACCCGCCGAGCAGTCCTGGGACCAGTGGCAGGCCGAGCGCCTGCGCTCGCTCACCGCACCCCAGGGCAACCTCGCCCTCGTCGAGACCCGCTGGCTGCCCGCAGGCGAGCGCCCCGACACCGAAGCCGCCCTCGAAGGGCAGCCGTCGAGCGTGACCGTCACCACCGTCGAGCGCACCGACATCGTCACCGGCGAGCCCGAGTTCGCGCTGCGCTTCTGGGACGCGAAGTCCCCGGCCATCGAGCACTTCGAGCGCACGGACGTCTTCCCGTACGACCCCGCATGGGTCCTGGAGGCCGACTACACGCCGGTCGCCGACGCCCGCAAGGTCTCCTTCGAGCACATCCGCGACAACGGCGGCACCCGTGAGCTCGTCGTCCCCGGCGACATCACGCTCACCGTGGACTCCACCCCGTACACGCTCAGCGCCTTCGACGACGACGGGACGCTGCTGCTGGTCTTCGGCGACCCCACCAACGGCGTCTCCACGTACGGCGCCGGGCGCTTCCTCTTCGTCCACCGCGAGGAGGGCAGCAGCCGGGTCGTCCTCGACTTCAACCGCGCCTTCGTCCCGCCGTGCGGCTTCTCGATCCAGTACAACTGCCCGATGCCGCCCCGGCAGAACCGATTTCACCTGCCCGTCGAGGCCGGCGAGAAGCTTCCGGTCTTCCGCGACGGCTTCGAGGCGTACTGA
- a CDS encoding GNAT family N-acetyltransferase, whose translation MVDDVVVGPVNLAERVDEALAVQALAFGLSADEVGVRRHIVLRHLLNPGARALGATSLDGRLVGFVYGMPNDRNHWWSTVVEPYLRTNGAADWLDDSFVITELHVHPDFQGRGAGRRLITQITDSAEQPRSILSAIDTESPARGLYRKLGYEDLAEQVHFPSAALPYAVMGAPLPLRRR comes from the coding sequence ATGGTGGATGACGTCGTGGTCGGTCCGGTCAACCTCGCCGAGCGCGTGGACGAGGCCCTCGCCGTACAGGCCCTCGCCTTCGGGCTCAGCGCGGACGAGGTCGGCGTCCGCCGCCACATCGTGCTGCGGCACCTCCTCAACCCCGGTGCTCGCGCGCTCGGCGCGACCTCCCTCGACGGCCGGCTGGTCGGCTTCGTCTACGGCATGCCCAACGACCGCAACCACTGGTGGTCCACCGTCGTCGAGCCCTACCTGCGTACCAACGGCGCCGCCGACTGGCTCGACGACTCGTTCGTCATCACCGAACTGCACGTCCACCCCGACTTCCAGGGCCGGGGCGCAGGCCGCCGCCTGATCACCCAGATCACCGACAGCGCCGAGCAGCCGCGCTCGATCCTCTCCGCGATCGACACCGAGTCCCCGGCCCGCGGGCTCTACCGGAAGCTGGGCTACGAGGACCTGGCCGAGCAGGTCCACTTCCCCTCGGCGGCGCTCCCGTACGCGGTGATGGGCGCCCCGCTGCCGCTCCGCCGCCGTTAA
- a CDS encoding proline--tRNA ligase, with product MAQVQRMSKLMVKTLRDDPADAETLSHKLLVRAGYVRRNAAGIWTWLPLGKKVLDNITRVVREEMDAIGAQEVLLPALLPKEAYEASGRWEEYGDLLFRLKDRKGADYLLGPTHEEIFTQTVKDQCSSYKDLPVMLYQIQTKYRDEARPRSGVLRGREFQMKDSYSFDTTDEGLAESYALHRAAYIKIFTRLGLDHRIVSAVSGAMGGSASEEFLAPAAAGEDTFADCPNCDYAANTEAVTFKAAVAAAEAPGAVEELDTPDTPTIETLAAHLGVPASATLKNLLVKIDGEIVAIGVPGDREVDLGKLEEQLAPAVVELVTAEDFEGRPDLVRGYVGPQGLDKVRYIADPRIAAGTSWITGANKEGKHAKNVVAGRDFEVDDYLDVVVVEAGDPCPNCGTGLTLDRAIEIGHIFQLGRKYADTFQLDVLGQQGKPVRVTMGSYGIGVSRAVAALAEQTADDKGLAWPKEIAPADVHVVAAGKALQTELALDVSEKLGAAGVRVLVDDRPGVSPGVKFTDAELIGVPQILVAGRRSSEGVLELKDRRTGEREELTVEEAIARLVG from the coding sequence ATGGCCCAGGTCCAGCGCATGTCCAAGTTGATGGTCAAGACACTGCGCGACGACCCGGCGGACGCCGAGACACTCAGCCACAAGCTGCTGGTCCGCGCCGGCTACGTCCGCCGCAACGCGGCCGGCATCTGGACCTGGCTGCCCCTGGGCAAGAAGGTCCTCGACAACATCACCCGTGTCGTACGGGAAGAGATGGACGCCATCGGCGCCCAGGAGGTCCTCCTCCCCGCCCTCCTGCCCAAGGAGGCCTACGAGGCGTCCGGCCGCTGGGAGGAGTACGGCGACCTGCTCTTCCGCCTCAAGGACCGCAAGGGCGCGGACTACCTGCTCGGCCCGACGCACGAAGAGATCTTCACGCAGACGGTCAAGGACCAGTGCTCGTCCTACAAGGACCTGCCGGTGATGCTGTACCAGATCCAGACGAAGTACCGCGACGAGGCGCGTCCGCGCTCCGGCGTGCTGCGCGGCCGTGAGTTCCAGATGAAGGACTCGTACTCCTTCGACACCACGGACGAGGGCCTCGCCGAGTCGTACGCGCTGCACCGCGCCGCGTACATCAAGATCTTCACGCGCCTCGGCCTCGACCACCGCATCGTCTCCGCCGTCTCCGGCGCGATGGGCGGCTCGGCCTCCGAGGAGTTCCTGGCCCCCGCGGCGGCCGGCGAGGACACCTTCGCCGACTGCCCGAACTGCGACTACGCCGCCAATACCGAGGCCGTCACCTTCAAGGCCGCGGTCGCCGCAGCCGAGGCCCCGGGCGCGGTGGAGGAGCTGGACACCCCCGACACCCCGACGATCGAGACCCTGGCCGCCCACCTCGGCGTCCCGGCCTCCGCGACCCTCAAGAACCTCCTGGTGAAGATCGACGGCGAGATCGTCGCCATCGGCGTCCCCGGCGACCGCGAGGTCGACCTCGGCAAGCTGGAGGAGCAGCTGGCCCCGGCGGTCGTGGAGCTGGTCACGGCCGAGGACTTCGAGGGCCGTCCGGATCTCGTACGCGGCTACGTCGGCCCCCAGGGCCTGGACAAGGTCCGCTACATCGCCGACCCGCGCATCGCGGCCGGCACGTCCTGGATCACCGGCGCCAACAAGGAGGGCAAGCACGCGAAGAACGTCGTCGCGGGCCGTGACTTCGAGGTCGACGACTACCTCGACGTCGTCGTGGTCGAGGCGGGCGACCCCTGCCCGAACTGCGGCACCGGCCTCACGCTGGACCGCGCTATCGAGATCGGCCACATCTTCCAGCTGGGCCGCAAGTACGCGGACACCTTCCAGCTCGACGTGCTCGGCCAGCAGGGCAAGCCGGTCCGCGTGACCATGGGCTCGTACGGCATCGGCGTCTCGCGCGCGGTCGCGGCCCTCGCCGAGCAGACCGCCGACGACAAGGGCCTGGCGTGGCCCAAGGAGATCGCCCCGGCCGACGTGCACGTCGTCGCGGCGGGCAAGGCGCTCCAGACGGAGCTGGCCCTGGACGTCTCCGAGAAGCTGGGCGCCGCGGGCGTGCGGGTCCTGGTCGACGACCGTCCCGGTGTCTCGCCGGGCGTGAAGTTCACGGACGCGGAGCTCATCGGCGTACCGCAGATCCTGGTGGCGGGCCGCCGCTCGTCCGAGGGCGTCCTGGAGCTGAAGGACCGCCGTACGGGCGAGCGCGAGGAGCTCACGGTCGAGGAAGCGATCGCACGCCTCGTAGGCTAA
- a CDS encoding FAD:protein FMN transferase: protein MAPATAPRTRTASADSYALGSRVRLVVTDPEHLDACSWLLARSLAEVDAACSRFRKDSELVALDSAGGLTTPVSPLLADALATALRAARLTKGAVDPTVGSAMEAIGYDRDYRLVERDGLPVRLEVHSVPGHHRITLDCEAGTVTVPRGIRLDLGATAKAWAADRAARHLAEASGCGVLVSLGGDTAVAGPPPADGWRIRVQDITGHPHAVTDGPQSTVTIREGGLATSGTAARNWLRGGRPLHHIIDPTTGTSADSPWRTVSVAAATCADANTASTATLAKGPQGESWLRSQNLPSRLVAHDGTVLTLNGWPPEPLPWRKAVSRTRAALSRIAPLPTEGGPA, encoded by the coding sequence ATGGCACCCGCGACCGCACCGCGTACCCGTACCGCATCCGCCGACTCCTACGCCCTCGGCAGCCGGGTGCGCCTGGTCGTCACCGACCCCGAGCACCTCGACGCCTGCAGCTGGCTGCTGGCCCGCAGCCTCGCCGAGGTCGACGCGGCCTGCAGCCGGTTCCGCAAGGACTCCGAGCTGGTCGCCCTGGACTCCGCGGGCGGCCTGACCACCCCCGTCAGCCCCCTGCTCGCCGACGCCCTGGCCACCGCCCTGCGGGCCGCCCGCCTCACGAAGGGTGCGGTGGACCCCACGGTCGGCTCCGCCATGGAGGCCATCGGCTACGACCGCGACTACCGCCTGGTCGAGCGCGACGGGCTTCCCGTACGCCTCGAAGTCCACTCGGTCCCCGGCCACCACCGCATCACCCTCGACTGCGAAGCCGGCACGGTCACCGTCCCGCGCGGCATCCGCCTCGATCTCGGCGCGACTGCCAAGGCCTGGGCCGCGGACCGCGCCGCCCGGCACCTCGCGGAGGCCTCGGGCTGCGGCGTCCTGGTCAGCCTGGGCGGCGACACCGCCGTCGCGGGCCCGCCGCCCGCCGACGGCTGGCGCATCCGCGTCCAGGACATCACCGGCCACCCGCACGCGGTGACGGACGGCCCTCAGTCGACGGTGACGATCCGCGAGGGAGGCCTGGCCACGTCGGGCACGGCAGCCCGCAACTGGCTGCGCGGCGGCCGCCCGCTGCACCACATCATCGACCCGACCACGGGCACCAGCGCGGATTCCCCCTGGCGCACGGTGTCGGTGGCGGCGGCCACCTGCGCAGACGCCAACACGGCGTCCACGGCCACACTCGCCAAGGGCCCCCAGGGCGAGTCCTGGCTGCGCTCCCAGAACCTCCCGTCCCGCCTGGTCGCCCACGACGGCACGGTCCTCACCCTGAACGGCTGGCCCCCCGAACCGCTCCCGTGGCGCAAAGCAGTGAGCCGCACCAGGGCGGCCCTGTCCCGCATAGCCCCCCTCCCGACCGAAGGGGGCCCCGCATGA
- a CDS encoding ferric reductase-like transmembrane domain-containing protein has translation MTADSPLLWYVSRATGVVCLVLFTAVVLLGILVHLRKRLPGLPRFGTVGLHRTLSLLAVVFLAVHIGSSVFDSYVNISLLDVLVPFASDYQPLWLGLGTVAFDLMLAVVATSLLRRRIGHRVWRAVHWLAYLSWPVALVHGIGIGTDTGVDWMTWLTVVCVVAVVGGVTVRVLYEVRAGRRPETPASLLDGARPLPRQQAAPQPPARVRKGA, from the coding sequence ATGACCGCCGACAGCCCCCTCCTCTGGTACGTCAGCCGGGCCACCGGTGTCGTGTGCCTCGTCCTCTTCACCGCCGTCGTGCTCCTCGGCATCCTCGTCCACCTGCGCAAACGCCTTCCCGGGCTGCCCCGCTTCGGCACCGTCGGGCTGCACCGGACCCTCTCGCTCCTCGCCGTCGTCTTCCTCGCCGTCCACATCGGCAGCTCGGTCTTCGACAGCTACGTCAACATCTCCCTCCTCGACGTCCTCGTCCCCTTCGCCTCCGACTACCAGCCCCTCTGGCTGGGACTCGGCACCGTCGCCTTCGACCTGATGCTCGCCGTCGTCGCCACCAGCCTGCTCCGGCGCCGCATCGGCCACCGCGTCTGGCGTGCCGTGCACTGGCTCGCCTATCTCTCCTGGCCCGTCGCCCTCGTCCACGGCATCGGGATCGGCACGGACACCGGCGTCGACTGGATGACCTGGCTCACCGTCGTGTGCGTCGTCGCCGTCGTCGGCGGGGTCACCGTGCGCGTCCTGTACGAGGTACGGGCCGGCCGGCGCCCCGAGACCCCCGCGTCGCTGCTCGACGGCGCCCGCCCGCTCCCGCGGCAGCAGGCAGCGCCCCAACCCCCTGCCCGCGTACGGAAAGGAGCGTGA
- a CDS encoding NADH-ubiquinone oxidoreductase-F iron-sulfur binding region domain-containing protein has product MTTAIRTLPGRLLPPEGTEPLAHGPLPATLRLDAVEASGLTGRGGAAFPVHRKLAAVAAAGGSPVVVANGSEGEPASAKDKTLLARNPQLVLDGLQLAAGFLGAKAAFLTLEEGTGLTRTLRDAIASRPHDPRPVHLTEVPARFLSGESSALAEHLSGRPARPRHPQPPVREQGVGGAPTLVQNVETLAHLALIARYGPDWFRTAGTASEPGTMLCTVHTATAPPQVVETPVGTPLRRLLPLDGASAVLIGGYHGAWLPAADAARLNLGAKSLTPYGAAPGAGVLAALPADRCGLVETARVLRYLALQSAGQCGPCLNGLPRIAGAFSQLAHPGPQSTLRQDVTRWSGLVEGRGACHHPDGTVRLVRSALTVFAAELDHHATGHCTASDFTPLLPVPEETPR; this is encoded by the coding sequence ATGACCACCGCGATCCGCACCCTCCCCGGCCGGCTCCTTCCGCCGGAGGGCACCGAGCCCCTTGCCCACGGGCCGCTCCCCGCCACCCTGCGGCTCGACGCCGTCGAGGCGTCCGGGCTCACCGGGCGCGGCGGGGCCGCCTTCCCCGTGCACCGCAAGCTCGCCGCCGTCGCGGCCGCCGGGGGCTCGCCCGTGGTCGTCGCCAACGGGTCCGAGGGAGAGCCCGCCAGCGCCAAGGACAAGACACTCCTGGCTCGCAATCCCCAACTCGTCCTCGACGGGCTCCAGTTGGCGGCCGGGTTCCTCGGGGCGAAAGCCGCCTTCCTCACCCTCGAAGAGGGCACCGGGCTGACCCGCACCCTCCGCGACGCCATCGCCTCCCGCCCGCACGACCCCCGCCCCGTCCACCTCACCGAGGTCCCCGCGCGGTTCCTCTCCGGCGAGTCCTCCGCCCTGGCCGAGCACCTCAGCGGCAGACCCGCCCGCCCCCGTCACCCCCAACCGCCCGTGCGCGAACAGGGAGTTGGCGGCGCCCCCACCCTCGTCCAGAATGTCGAGACCCTCGCCCATCTGGCCCTGATCGCCCGCTACGGCCCCGACTGGTTCCGTACCGCGGGCACCGCGTCCGAGCCGGGCACCATGCTCTGCACCGTGCACACCGCGACCGCCCCGCCCCAGGTCGTCGAGACCCCCGTCGGCACCCCGCTGCGCAGGCTCCTGCCGCTCGACGGCGCCTCCGCGGTCCTGATCGGCGGCTACCACGGCGCCTGGCTGCCCGCGGCCGACGCCGCCCGCCTCAACCTCGGCGCCAAGAGCCTCACACCGTACGGAGCCGCCCCCGGCGCAGGAGTGCTGGCGGCTCTCCCCGCCGACCGCTGCGGCCTCGTCGAGACCGCCCGCGTGCTGCGTTACCTCGCCCTGCAGTCGGCCGGCCAGTGCGGCCCCTGCCTCAACGGGCTGCCCCGTATCGCGGGCGCGTTCTCCCAACTCGCCCACCCAGGACCGCAGTCGACCCTGCGCCAGGACGTGACCCGCTGGTCGGGCCTGGTCGAGGGCCGCGGCGCCTGCCACCACCCCGACGGCACGGTACGGCTCGTCCGCAGCGCCCTCACCGTCTTCGCCGCCGAACTCGACCACCACGCGACGGGCCACTGCACGGCGAGCGACTTCACGCCGCTGCTCCCCGTCCCCGAGGAGACACCCCGATGA
- a CDS encoding ferredoxin: MSRTHIEIDWTSCTGHRLCVEQLPDHITSDEWGYPLIVDTLVNTRAARRAEADCPVLALRLTASPRTPAAVPRP; the protein is encoded by the coding sequence ATGAGCCGGACCCACATCGAGATCGACTGGACGTCCTGTACGGGCCACCGCCTCTGCGTCGAGCAGCTGCCCGACCACATCACGTCGGACGAGTGGGGCTACCCCCTGATCGTCGACACCCTGGTGAACACCAGGGCCGCCCGTCGCGCCGAGGCCGACTGCCCGGTCCTGGCCCTGCGGCTCACAGCCAGTCCGCGAACTCCAGCAGCAGTTCCGCGTCCTTAG
- a CDS encoding aminoglycoside phosphotransferase family protein, translating into MTFEPPQRLVNALGEAQDGQAEQWLKDLPRLLQEAALQRELTVERIQMPGGRSSLVALVRQADGTPATLKLAPGRGRPEPERAALTQWNGFGAVQLLGPDTGDGALLMERLRPEVSVRSLPESRALLEAAGTLRRLWIEPPPGRNCETVTERTGRQAAAMRASVAAFPEIAPLVDAAVGVRDELVMLPPETRLLHGTFRQSKVLSSERMPWLAIGPDPVVGETAFDLARLVRDRVEDLIAASTGASTTRRRVKKLAESLEVDQERLRGWTLFRAVESGVRALRVGRPKDAELLLEFADWL; encoded by the coding sequence ATGACTTTTGAACCGCCGCAGCGGCTGGTGAACGCGCTCGGCGAGGCGCAGGACGGGCAGGCGGAGCAGTGGCTGAAGGATCTGCCGCGGCTCCTCCAAGAGGCTGCCCTGCAGCGCGAGTTGACGGTCGAGCGGATCCAGATGCCCGGCGGACGCAGCAGTCTGGTGGCCCTGGTGCGGCAGGCCGACGGCACCCCCGCCACGCTGAAGCTGGCGCCCGGGCGGGGCCGGCCCGAACCGGAGCGGGCGGCCCTCACACAGTGGAACGGCTTCGGGGCGGTTCAGCTCCTCGGTCCCGACACGGGCGACGGTGCGCTGCTCATGGAGCGGCTGCGACCCGAGGTCTCGGTGCGCTCCCTGCCCGAGTCGAGGGCCCTGCTCGAAGCAGCCGGCACGCTGCGCCGCCTGTGGATCGAGCCTCCGCCGGGCCGCAACTGCGAGACGGTGACGGAGCGCACGGGCCGGCAGGCCGCCGCCATGCGCGCCTCGGTGGCCGCGTTTCCCGAGATCGCGCCGCTGGTCGACGCGGCCGTGGGTGTACGGGACGAACTCGTGATGCTGCCCCCGGAGACACGGCTGCTGCACGGCACGTTCCGCCAGAGCAAGGTGCTGTCCTCCGAACGGATGCCCTGGCTGGCGATCGGTCCCGACCCCGTGGTCGGCGAGACGGCATTCGACCTGGCCCGCCTGGTGCGCGACCGGGTCGAAGACCTGATCGCGGCCTCGACGGGCGCTTCGACCACCCGTCGCCGGGTGAAGAAGCTGGCCGAGTCGCTGGAGGTGGACCAGGAGCGCCTGCGCGGCTGGACCCTCTTCCGGGCCGTGGAGTCCGGGGTGCGGGCGCTGCGCGTGGGGCGCCCTAAGGACGCGGAACTGCTGCTGGAGTTCGCGGACTGGCTGTGA
- a CDS encoding ferritin-like domain-containing protein: protein MSALDAAQAALAAEHAAVYGYGVVGGRVRAGRRDEAREAYAAHRSRRDGLVRTVRDLGGTPVVADAAYALPFAVTGSDAAVRLAAVLEDRVADVYSDLVRAAEGPLRREAAGALRESAVRAVRWRGGGSVAFPGLVERTVTTKTADEGTPQV, encoded by the coding sequence ATGAGCGCTCTGGACGCGGCGCAGGCCGCGCTGGCTGCCGAGCATGCCGCCGTGTACGGGTACGGGGTCGTCGGCGGGCGGGTGCGTGCGGGGCGGCGCGACGAGGCGCGTGAGGCGTACGCCGCTCACCGTTCCCGGCGCGACGGTCTCGTCCGTACCGTGCGTGACCTGGGCGGGACGCCGGTGGTGGCCGACGCCGCCTACGCGCTGCCCTTCGCGGTGACCGGGTCCGACGCGGCGGTGCGGCTGGCGGCCGTCCTGGAGGACCGGGTGGCGGACGTCTACTCGGATCTCGTACGGGCTGCGGAAGGCCCCCTGCGCCGTGAGGCCGCCGGTGCGCTGCGGGAGTCCGCGGTGCGGGCGGTGCGGTGGCGGGGCGGCGGGAGCGTAGCCTTTCCTGGGCTCGTGGAGCGCACCGTGACGACCAAGACCGCCGATGAGGGAACACCGCAGGTATGA
- the rimP gene encoding ribosome maturation factor RimP translates to MSTTQSERLRGLLEPLVAAKDLDLEEIEVSRAGRRGMLRVIVDSEEGVELDACAELSREISAKLDESDVMGEGEYVLEVSSPGADRPLTEHRHYVRNIGRLAKLTLTEGGELVARVLKVDDEGLDLEVPGVKGRKPTARRVAFSEIAKARVELEFSRKDKNDENDEKEEEA, encoded by the coding sequence ATGAGCACCACCCAGAGCGAGAGGCTGCGCGGGCTGCTGGAACCGCTCGTCGCCGCCAAGGACCTGGATCTGGAAGAGATCGAGGTGTCCCGGGCAGGCCGCCGCGGCATGCTGCGCGTCATCGTGGATTCCGAGGAGGGCGTCGAGCTCGACGCCTGCGCCGAGCTGAGCCGTGAGATCTCCGCGAAGCTCGACGAGAGCGATGTCATGGGCGAGGGCGAGTACGTCCTCGAGGTGAGCTCGCCGGGCGCGGACCGCCCGCTGACCGAGCACCGCCACTACGTACGCAACATCGGCCGCCTCGCCAAGCTGACGCTGACCGAGGGCGGCGAACTGGTCGCGCGCGTCCTGAAGGTGGACGACGAGGGCCTCGACCTCGAAGTGCCGGGCGTGAAGGGGCGCAAGCCCACCGCCCGCCGCGTCGCCTTCTCGGAGATCGCCAAGGCGCGCGTCGAGCTGGAATTCAGCCGCAAGGACAAGAACGACGAGAACGACGAGAAGGAAGAGGAGGCGTAG
- the nusA gene encoding transcription termination factor NusA, producing MDIDVKLLKGLAKEKEISFDQLADAIESALLIAYHRTEGARRHARVSLDRENGHVTVWAKEDPADLEEGQEPKEFDDTPGDFGRIAATTAKQVILQRLRDAEDDLTFGEYAGREGDVVAGVVQQGKDPKNVLVDIGKLEAILPVQEQVPGEDYTHGLRLRTYVVRVAKGVRGPSVTLSRTHPNLVKKLFALEVPEIADGSVVIEAIAREAGHRTKIAVRSTRSGLNPKGACIGPMGSRVRNVMAELLGEKIDIVDWSDDPAEMVANALSPARVNKVEIVDLGMRSARVTVPDYQLSLAIGKEGQNARLAARLTGWRIDIRPDTEQPEADEDRD from the coding sequence ATGGACATCGACGTAAAGCTTCTGAAGGGCTTGGCGAAGGAGAAGGAGATTTCCTTCGACCAGCTGGCCGATGCGATCGAGTCGGCCCTCCTCATCGCCTACCACCGCACCGAGGGAGCGCGCCGTCACGCGCGCGTCAGCCTCGACCGTGAGAACGGGCATGTGACGGTGTGGGCGAAGGAGGACCCCGCAGACCTCGAAGAGGGCCAGGAGCCCAAGGAGTTCGACGACACCCCGGGCGACTTCGGCCGGATCGCCGCGACCACCGCCAAGCAGGTCATCCTGCAGCGGCTGCGCGACGCCGAGGACGATCTGACGTTCGGCGAGTACGCGGGCCGTGAGGGCGATGTCGTCGCGGGCGTCGTGCAGCAGGGCAAGGACCCCAAGAACGTCCTGGTCGACATCGGCAAGCTGGAGGCCATCCTGCCGGTGCAGGAGCAGGTCCCCGGCGAGGACTACACGCACGGGCTGCGCCTGCGCACGTACGTCGTCCGTGTCGCCAAGGGCGTCCGCGGCCCGTCCGTGACGCTCTCGCGCACCCACCCGAACCTGGTGAAGAAGCTCTTCGCGCTGGAGGTCCCGGAGATCGCGGACGGCTCGGTCGTCATCGAGGCGATCGCCCGCGAGGCCGGCCACCGCACGAAGATCGCGGTGCGCTCCACGCGCTCCGGCCTCAACCCCAAGGGCGCCTGCATCGGCCCGATGGGCAGCCGTGTGCGCAATGTCATGGCCGAGCTGCTCGGCGAGAAGATCGACATCGTGGACTGGTCGGACGACCCGGCCGAGATGGTCGCCAACGCCCTCTCGCCGGCCCGCGTCAACAAGGTCGAGATCGTGGACCTCGGCATGCGTTCGGCCCGGGTCACCGTCCCCGATTACCAGCTGTCCCTTGCGATCGGCAAGGAAGGCCAGAACGCCCGGCTCGCCGCGCGCCTGACCGGCTGGCGGATCGACATCCGCCCGGACACCGAGCAGCCCGAGGCCGACGAAGACCGCGACTGA
- a CDS encoding YlxR family protein, with amino-acid sequence MSGRTHTPACPERTCVGCRERAAKSDLLRIVAVEGTCVPDPRGTLPGRGAYLHPASVCLDLAVRRRAFLRAFKVQGPLDSETLSRYVEQSTATP; translated from the coding sequence GTGTCTGGCCGTACGCATACTCCCGCGTGCCCTGAGCGAACCTGTGTGGGATGCCGGGAGCGAGCGGCCAAGAGCGATCTGCTGCGCATCGTCGCGGTCGAGGGCACTTGTGTCCCTGATCCGCGCGGTACGCTGCCCGGCCGGGGTGCTTATCTGCACCCCGCCTCGGTCTGTCTCGACCTGGCGGTCCGCCGCCGGGCGTTCCTCCGGGCCTTCAAGGTCCAGGGTCCGCTCGACAGCGAGACATTGAGCCGGTACGTCGAGCAGAGCACCGCAACACCGTAA